Part of the Parambassis ranga chromosome 16, fParRan2.1, whole genome shotgun sequence genome, CTTAATAACACTCCTCCTTTTTACTAATATCATGCAAGTATCATCTACAGTCTGTGCTGCTTGTAACATATAATAAAGCACCAGTAATATCTCCCTCTTCcagtgtctgacatacaacaatcACATTAGAAGTTTGTTGCATATTTTTAACAATCTGAACCTTTCTTTTGAAAAATTCTGTGCGTGTTTCTCTGATGCATTCAACTGCATCTGAATCAAGTATGAGATATAAGTAAATATGAGTTTGTAATATTTACCCAAACCAGTGAAGCCTGCTAGTCTGACTTTCCATTTTGTCTGCATCTTAATTAAAAACTCAATATGTTAATGAGCAGTGAATTAGCTAAACTAACAGACTTTGAGCTGCATACTTTAAATCCTACTCTAACATGCTTTGATAGCTTGTCAGCTTTGGCAacgtttttctgtctttcagtgCATGTAGAGAGGCATTGTGGGGTGAAAGTCCACACGACCTCCCAGAATACCAACAGCGGCAGATCCAGAGATGCTGAGGATCCCCAGTGGTTTGTGAGGTGTAGCCGAGGAAACTAGTCGTCTCTGTAAACGTGGGAGTCCTATATGCAAACAAATAAGCAGGAAGTATGATGTGGTgtggtacacacacaaacaggacttTAAAAACGAgagaaatatgtgtgtttttatttaatctcGTAAGACTGAAGGCAAAGGAAAGCAAAGAATTACCAGTGTTAGTAAATGTCACAGAGGAACGTTTTCTCTTTCAGAGTTCTGAATAATCCACTCAATAGCATCCCAACCCTACAGATTCACACGGAGAAAAAGATCACACATGTCCAGGtaacagcagagaaacagaagacAGAAGGAATCATGCAGAGAAATCACCTGCAGTGCTTCATTTACATGCAAATAGACAGATATAGACTGTGGATATAGACTACAAACCGTTACCTTCCTGGCATTAGCTGACATTCTCCTGGCCATCATCCCCTCCAGGTAACTGCTTAGACTGACTCCCTTGACTGTAATGATGGCCTCCTGTGTGAGAACAGTACTGAAGAGCGGGCGAGTGATGTGGGAGAGACatagaatgagagagagagagagagagagagagaggatcacTGTAACACTGAGTACCTGCAAGAACACAGTGTCTGCCTATCTCTTTATTGTATGCGCTCCAACTAAAGTGTAAGACATTGTACGTACACCTCTGGGTTGTCTGGGTGTGGTCTGTAGACAAGCCTCTCATCCACTGATATGAGGTTAGTGAGAGTAATCTGGAAGGTAAAATACATTTGGACCTTAGGGACAGAGCAGCAAAGAGCAGCACATTTTTGTCCAGCAGCAGTTGTCTAATGAATTACAGACTCCATGTAAACTTACATTTGTTGAGCACAGCTCCATCTTTTTCTCCTTGGGGGCGACGATGGAATGCTCCTTAACATAGGTCTGTGTATGGGTGGTTCCCAGTAtctgcagacagaaacacaaacagcatgaaAAGCAGGAAGTGGTGGATCTAAAAGCTACACAAACCAAGGGAGACCTGGCAACACCAGCAATTACACTGCGCC contains:
- the prelid3a gene encoding PRELI domain containing protein 3A isoform X3 — encoded protein: MKIWSTEHVFSYPWETVIKAAMRKYPNPMNPNVVGVDVLDRNLDAEGRLHSHRLLSTEWGLPGIVRAILGTTHTQTYVKEHSIVAPKEKKMELCSTNITLTNLISVDERLVYRPHPDNPEVTVLTQEAIITVKGVSLSSYLEGMMARRMSANARKDSHVYRDD
- the prelid3a gene encoding PRELI domain containing protein 3A isoform X2, yielding MPTVRYPWETVIKAAMRKYPNPMNPNVVGVDVLDRNLDAEGRLHSHRLLSTEWGLPGIVRAILGTTHTQTYVKEHSIVAPKEKKMELCSTNITLTNLISVDERLVYRPHPDNPEVTVLTQEAIITVKGVSLSSYLEGMMARRMSANARKGWDAIEWIIQNSERENVPL
- the prelid3a gene encoding PRELI domain containing protein 3A isoform X1; this encodes MKIWSTEHVFSYPWETVIKAAMRKYPNPMNPNVVGVDVLDRNLDAEGRLHSHRLLSTEWGLPGIVRAILGTTHTQTYVKEHSIVAPKEKKMELCSTNITLTNLISVDERLVYRPHPDNPEVTVLTQEAIITVKGVSLSSYLEGMMARRMSANARKGWDAIEWIIQNSERENVPL